From Pseudovibrio sp. Tun.PSC04-5.I4, a single genomic window includes:
- a CDS encoding branched-chain amino acid ABC transporter permease has product MELIGLLNYAVYMAIFIGIYSLLALGLNIQWGFSGLFNAGIAGFFAVGAYASAVLTSPESAVHVGGFNLPVVFGWVGAMIASGLIAWPIGKVCLRFRSDYLAIATIGVAEIIRLVVKSEGWMTGGARGVNKIPRPFGDLSYLYSQLAYLALVIAIVAIVYFAIERQISAPWGRMMRGIRDNEDAATAMGKDIKARRLEAFIFGAAIMGLGGALFAHFNRSITPEAIDPMIATFLIWIMLILGGSGNNRGALLGVAVVWIIWSASEFVTDQLPTEYAIKAKYMRVFIIGLLLQLVLRFRPEGILPEPQGTASRPEEKLSQKQEGAAE; this is encoded by the coding sequence ATGGAACTCATCGGCTTGCTCAACTACGCGGTGTACATGGCGATCTTTATCGGCATTTACTCTCTTCTCGCACTCGGTCTCAACATTCAGTGGGGCTTCTCGGGGCTCTTTAACGCCGGGATTGCAGGCTTCTTCGCAGTAGGAGCGTATGCATCTGCAGTTTTGACTTCCCCGGAATCAGCGGTTCATGTGGGTGGGTTCAACCTGCCTGTCGTGTTCGGCTGGGTCGGGGCTATGATTGCGTCTGGCTTGATCGCATGGCCAATTGGCAAAGTGTGCCTGCGCTTCCGCTCAGATTATCTCGCAATCGCGACAATCGGTGTTGCTGAGATTATTCGTCTGGTTGTGAAGTCTGAAGGCTGGATGACCGGCGGTGCGCGCGGTGTCAACAAGATCCCACGTCCGTTTGGTGACCTGTCCTATCTGTATTCGCAGCTCGCGTATCTGGCATTGGTCATTGCGATCGTTGCGATTGTTTATTTTGCGATCGAGCGTCAGATTTCCGCACCTTGGGGCAGGATGATGCGCGGCATTCGTGACAATGAAGATGCCGCAACAGCAATGGGCAAAGACATCAAGGCGCGTCGTTTGGAAGCGTTCATCTTTGGTGCTGCAATTATGGGATTAGGCGGCGCATTGTTCGCGCATTTTAACCGTTCCATAACCCCAGAAGCAATTGATCCCATGATCGCCACATTCCTGATCTGGATTATGTTGATTCTCGGCGGCTCAGGAAACAACCGTGGCGCATTGCTCGGCGTGGCTGTTGTCTGGATCATCTGGTCCGCTTCAGAATTCGTGACAGATCAATTGCCAACGGAATACGCCATTAAGGCGAAGTACATGCGTGTCTTCATTATTGGCCTGCTGTTGCAGCTGGTTCTTCGGTTCCGCCCGGAAGGTATTCTTCCCGAACCTCAAGGAACGGCAAGCAGGCCCGAAGAAAAACTTTCTCAAAAACAAGAAGGTGCAGCGGAATAA
- a CDS encoding branched-chain amino acid ABC transporter permease, with amino-acid sequence MPFMEFVNFYLMPGIVLGSIYALGAVGITLVFGILRFAHLAHGDLATLGAFAALGVVTVFGVSPWVALPVAMVVCAFMAIGIDKVFYDYLSDRPKIIVVMSSLGIALMLRAVVQVVWGVDTETYTRGIVRPDDYWGIRIRDREIYTMIAMFVIVGVLWTFLQKTKWGKAMRAMSDNPDLALLSGVDNRKITMLTWGIVGMLCAASGFFLGINTELKPLMGWTMLLPMFAAAILGGVGRVEGAVIGGLIVGIAEETSVLFIPGEYKAAMAFAILLLILLVRPTGLLKGKVL; translated from the coding sequence ATGCCTTTTATGGAATTCGTCAATTTTTACCTCATGCCGGGAATCGTGCTGGGGTCGATCTACGCTCTGGGAGCCGTCGGGATCACGCTTGTTTTCGGTATCTTGAGATTTGCGCATCTCGCACATGGTGATTTAGCAACCCTTGGCGCATTCGCCGCTCTGGGTGTCGTCACCGTTTTCGGTGTGAGCCCATGGGTGGCTCTGCCTGTTGCGATGGTTGTCTGCGCCTTTATGGCAATCGGTATCGACAAGGTCTTTTATGACTATCTGTCTGACCGACCAAAAATCATTGTTGTGATGTCGTCACTCGGCATCGCGCTGATGTTGCGCGCTGTCGTACAGGTTGTTTGGGGTGTTGATACAGAAACCTACACGCGCGGTATTGTTCGTCCGGATGATTACTGGGGCATTCGCATTCGCGACCGTGAGATCTACACTATGATCGCAATGTTCGTGATTGTTGGAGTGCTTTGGACATTCTTGCAAAAAACCAAGTGGGGCAAGGCCATGCGGGCCATGTCCGACAACCCGGATCTTGCGCTTCTTTCCGGTGTCGACAACCGCAAAATCACAATGCTCACCTGGGGCATTGTCGGAATGTTGTGTGCAGCCTCCGGGTTCTTCCTCGGCATTAATACCGAGCTGAAGCCGTTGATGGGTTGGACCATGCTGCTGCCCATGTTCGCAGCCGCAATCCTCGGCGGGGTAGGTCGTGTTGAAGGGGCCGTAATCGGTGGTCTCATCGTCGGTATTGCCGAAGAAACATCCGTTCTTTTCATCCCCGGAGAGTACAAGGCCGCGATGGCTTTTGCGATCCTTCTGCTCATTCTTCTTGTGCGGCCCACTGGTCTGCTCAAGGGCAAAGTACTGTAG
- a CDS encoding ABC transporter ATP-binding protein, with protein sequence MTSQAIAEQPMSKQTAQQKYSGKPILTMTGVRGGYGDADILMGVDLQVTEQEIVVIVGPNGAGKSTAMKAIFGLLKVRGGSIIVNDTDIAGWRPNRIVQHGVCYVPQVNNIFREMTIHENLEMGAFLRKGDISASLDRVYTLFPDLKERRTAMAGNLSGGQRQMVAMGRALMLDPSLLLLDEPTAGLSPKYMEQIFEITRNLRDAGLSILLVEQHAKQALAFADKGYVLAAGNNRHEGTGQELLADREVAEMFLGG encoded by the coding sequence ATGACGTCTCAAGCAATTGCAGAGCAACCTATGTCAAAGCAGACAGCGCAACAGAAATACTCTGGCAAGCCAATCCTCACCATGACAGGTGTTCGCGGTGGGTATGGGGACGCGGACATCCTGATGGGTGTCGACCTGCAGGTAACTGAACAGGAAATCGTTGTGATCGTCGGCCCCAATGGCGCTGGTAAATCAACAGCGATGAAAGCAATCTTCGGCCTTTTGAAGGTGCGTGGTGGGTCCATCATCGTCAATGATACGGACATTGCAGGCTGGAGACCCAACCGGATTGTTCAGCACGGCGTGTGTTATGTCCCGCAGGTCAACAACATCTTTCGTGAGATGACCATTCACGAAAATTTGGAAATGGGCGCTTTCCTACGCAAAGGCGACATCTCCGCAAGTCTGGACAGGGTTTATACCCTTTTCCCTGATCTCAAAGAACGCAGAACTGCAATGGCAGGCAACCTGTCAGGCGGTCAACGCCAGATGGTGGCGATGGGCCGAGCCCTGATGCTTGATCCGTCCTTGCTTCTTCTGGATGAGCCAACCGCTGGTCTGTCTCCTAAGTATATGGAGCAGATTTTTGAGATCACCCGCAACCTGCGTGATGCAGGTCTTTCGATCTTGCTCGTAGAGCAGCACGCAAAGCAAGCGCTTGCTTTTGCTGACAAAGGCTACGTTCTGGCAGCTGGTAACAACCGGCACGAAGGAACGGGGCAAGAGCTGCTCGCAGATCGCGAAGTCGCTGAAATGTTCCTCGGTGGGTAA
- a CDS encoding ABC transporter ATP-binding protein, giving the protein MLEIEQLSKQFGGFRAVNNCAFSVEKGTITGLVGPNGAGKTTTFNLIAGALKPTSGKIRFLGEDVTGLSSDQLFHKGLVRTFQIPHEFHRLSALENLMLVPPAQKGESLLQNWIGYNSVKTQEEEIRQKATETLEFLELSHVAHERAGNLSGGQKKLLELGRTMMTDAKLVLLDEPAAGVNRTLLRRLEDKILILNKERGYTFILIEHDMEMIEKLCNPVICMAEGSVLIEGDFQTVRSDARVLEAYLGETVGEAAL; this is encoded by the coding sequence ATGCTGGAAATCGAACAGCTGTCAAAGCAATTTGGCGGGTTCAGGGCAGTCAATAATTGCGCATTTTCGGTTGAAAAAGGCACAATCACTGGTTTAGTTGGCCCGAACGGTGCAGGTAAAACCACGACGTTTAATCTCATAGCCGGGGCTTTAAAGCCGACCAGCGGGAAAATTCGTTTTTTGGGCGAGGATGTAACCGGGCTCAGCTCTGACCAGCTGTTTCATAAGGGGCTCGTGCGCACGTTTCAGATCCCGCATGAATTTCATCGCCTGTCCGCGTTGGAAAACTTGATGCTGGTTCCTCCGGCACAAAAAGGTGAGAGCCTGCTCCAGAACTGGATCGGCTATAACAGCGTCAAAACGCAAGAAGAAGAAATTCGCCAGAAAGCAACGGAAACGCTTGAGTTTCTGGAGCTGTCTCATGTCGCACATGAACGCGCAGGCAATCTCTCTGGTGGCCAGAAAAAGCTTCTTGAGCTTGGCCGCACCATGATGACGGACGCCAAGCTCGTATTGCTGGATGAGCCTGCTGCTGGCGTCAACAGAACCTTACTCCGCCGATTGGAAGATAAGATACTGATTTTGAACAAGGAACGCGGCTACACCTTCATCCTGATCGAACACGATATGGAGATGATTGAGAAACTCTGTAACCCTGTCATCTGCATGGCCGAAGGCTCCGTTCTCATCGAAGGTGATTTCCAAACCGTACGTTCCGATGCGCGTGTGCTCGAAGCTTACCTCGGTGAAACCGTCGGGGAGGCTGCACTTTAA
- the kynA gene encoding tryptophan 2,3-dioxygenase has protein sequence MAETTKSKLEHHGAELSFKENMSYGDYLRLPDILGAQAPLTDAHDELLFIIQHQTAELWMKLAIREMSEACTAMAEDEFAQVSKLMARVNKIFFQLTGAWDILRTMTPSDYTSFRDSLGKSSGFQSYQYRAIEFVVGNKNAALMKPHEHMPEVAKWLQQIYEAPGIYDEMVRALARAGFEISADVLNRDVTKPYTADASVQKAWEIIYRNPRDNWHFYDLAEKLIDFEDFFRRWRFNHVTTVERIIGNKMGTGGTSGVSYLKKMLDTVLFPELWQVRGDL, from the coding sequence ATGGCTGAAACTACGAAATCCAAATTGGAACATCATGGCGCGGAGCTCTCTTTCAAAGAGAATATGTCTTACGGGGATTACCTTCGTCTGCCTGATATTTTGGGAGCACAAGCGCCCTTAACAGATGCCCATGATGAGCTGCTCTTTATCATTCAGCACCAAACCGCAGAGCTTTGGATGAAACTCGCGATCCGTGAGATGTCCGAGGCCTGTACCGCCATGGCAGAAGATGAGTTTGCGCAGGTTTCCAAACTCATGGCACGCGTGAATAAAATTTTCTTCCAGCTCACCGGTGCTTGGGACATCCTGCGCACGATGACGCCAAGCGATTATACCAGTTTCCGCGATAGCCTCGGAAAATCCTCCGGCTTCCAAAGCTACCAGTACCGCGCAATTGAATTTGTAGTTGGCAACAAAAATGCAGCTCTCATGAAACCGCACGAACATATGCCTGAGGTCGCCAAGTGGTTACAGCAGATTTATGAAGCACCGGGAATTTACGACGAGATGGTTCGTGCATTGGCGCGTGCTGGTTTTGAAATCTCAGCTGATGTGCTCAATCGTGATGTGACTAAACCCTACACGGCAGATGCCTCCGTTCAGAAGGCTTGGGAAATAATCTACCGCAATCCGCGCGACAATTGGCATTTTTATGATCTTGCCGAAAAGCTTATCGACTTTGAAGACTTCTTCCGGCGTTGGCGTTTCAACCATGTGACGACAGTTGAGCGCATAATTGGCAATAAAATGGGCACTGGAGGCACGTCTGGAGTGTCATATTTGAAAAAAATGCTGGATACCGTGCTGTTTCCAGAACTTTGGCAAGTGCGTGGCGATCTGTAA